The genomic DNA AGACGGGAACCTGCACCATCAGTAGATCCCGTCCGGGCTGGTGACGCCGTAGCTGTTAAGGCCGCTGCCCGCCTTGAGGCTGCCCGCCTTGAGCTTGCTATACTGCGTCGCGCCGCCCAGCAGCGTGTTGGCGACCCCAAATGCGCCATTGACCAGCGCCGTCTTGCCGGCCAGCCGCTGGGACTTGGCTTCGGCCGTGTAATTCGCGCCCTGGATCAGATAGCCTCGCACGTCGCGGTTGGTGTTTTCCGCGATCGTGCTGGCGTCCTCCTGCCCGTAGAGCGCCGTATCGCCCACCAGATCGGCGGCTGAGCCGAAGCTGACATCAAGGCCGTTCGCCGCCATCGCCGCAC from Sphingobium sp. CAP-1 includes the following:
- a CDS encoding virion core protein, T7 gp14 family — its product is MKSRTNRRATAIGRICSRRRVICEPATLALIAAGVAAAGTGYAALAANAQAKGAARQAEANAREASASAADALERGNQDQVRHYREVSARMGAQRAAMAANGLDVSFGSAADLVGDTALYGQEDASTIAENTNRDVRGYLIQGANYTAEAKSQRLAGKTALVNGAFGVANTLLGGATQYSKLKAGSLKAGSGLNSYGVTSPDGIY